A window of Callospermophilus lateralis isolate mCalLat2 chromosome 13, mCalLat2.hap1, whole genome shotgun sequence contains these coding sequences:
- the Gdi2 gene encoding rab GDP dissociation inhibitor beta, with translation MNEEYDVIVLGTGLTECILSGIMSVNGKKVLHMDRNPYYGGESASITPLEDLYKRFKLPGPPPTSMGRGRDWNVDLIPKFLMANGQLVKMLLYTEVTRYLDFKVTEGSFVYKGGKIYKVPSTEAEALASSLMGLFEKRRFRKFLVYVANFDEKDPRTFEGIDPKKTTMRDVYKRFDLGQDVIDFTGHALALYRTDDYLDQPCCETINRIKLYSESLARYGKSPYLYPLYGLGELPQGFARLSAIYGGTYMLNKPIEEIIVHNGKVVGVKSEGEIARCKQLICDPSYVKDRVEKVGQVIRVICILSHPIRNTNDANSCQIIIPQNQVNRKSDIYVCMISSAHNVAAQGKYIAIVSTTVETKEPEKEIRPALELLEPIEQKFVSISDLLVPKDLGRESQIFISRTYDATTHFETTCDDIKDIYKRMTGSEFDFEEMKRKKNDIYGED, from the exons GAATGTATTCTGTCTGGTATAATGTCAGTGAATGGAAAGAAGGTTCTTCATATGGATCGAAACCCATATTATGGAGGAGAGAGTGCATCTATAACACCACTGGAAGAT ttATACAAAAGATTTAAATTACCAGGACCACCACCAACATCAATGGGGAGAGGAAGAGACTGGAATGTTGACTTAATTCCCAAGTTTCTTATGGCTAATG GTCAGCTGGTTAAGATGCTACTTTACACAGAGGTCACTCGCTATTTAGATTTCAAAGTGACTGAAGGGAGCTTTGTTTATAAGGGAGGAAAAATCTACAAGGTTCCTTCCACTGAAGCAGAAGCCCTGGCATCTA gtTTAATGGGACTATTTGAAAAACGTCGCTTCAGAAAATTCCTAGTGTATGTTGCCAACTTTGATGAAAAAGATCCTAGAACTTTTGAGGGTATCGATCCTAAGAAAACCACAATGAGAGATGTGTATAAGAGATTTGATTTGGGCCAAGATGTTATAGATTTTACCGGTCATGCTCTTGCACTTTACAGGACTGATGA CTATTTAGATCAACCATGTTGTGAAACCATTAATAGAATTAAACTTTACAGTGAGTCTTTGGCAAGATATGGCAAAAGCCCATACCTTTATCCACTTTATGGCCTTGGAGAATTGCCACAAGGATTTGCAAG gCTGAGTGCTATTTATGGAGGTACTTACATGTTGAATAAACCAATTGAAGAAATCATTGTGCACAATGGAAAAGTGGTTGGTGTGAAGTCCGAAGGAGAG ATTGCTCGCTGTAAGCAGCTCATCTGTGACCCCAGCTATGTAAAAGATCGGGTAGAAAAAGTGGGCCAGGTCATCAGAGTTATATGTATCCTCAGCCACCCCATCAGGAACACCAATGATGCCAACTCCTGTCAGATCATTATTCCACAGAACCAAGTCAATCGAAAGTCTG ATATCTATGTTTGCATGATCTCCTCTGCACACAATGTGGCAGCACAAGGAAAGTACATTGCCATTGTTAGTACAACTGTGGAAACCAAGGAACCTGAAAAAGAAATCAGACCAGCTTTGGAGCTCTTGGAACCAATTGAACAAAA ATTTGTCAGCATCAGTGACCTTCTTGTACCAAAAGATTTGGGAAGAGAGAGCCAG ATCTTTATTTCCCGCACATATGATGCCACAACTCACTTTGAGACAACCTGTGATGACATTAAAGACATCTATAAGAGGATGACAGGATCTGAGTTTGATTTTGAGGAAATGAAGCGCAAGAAAAATGACATCTATGGGGAAGACTAA